The DNA sequence CACGCTGGCGGTGTTCATCCCGTTCGCGGTGGTGTACATGAAGCAGCCGCTGAAGCTGGACTTCCTGTGGGCGTCGCTGTGCCTGCTGGGCGCGGTGTACTTTGTATTTCGTGGCAATCTCACCCCGGCCTGAGCCTTCCATGCGCCTGATCCTCCGTTCGCTGCTCGCCCTGGCGTTCCCCGCGGCACTCGTCGCGCAGCAGCATGATTCCACGCACCACCGTCCGGGCGAAGCGCACGAGGAGCCGACCATCGTGATCGTCGTGCGCCACGCCGAGCGCGGCACGGAGCCGGCGGATGATCCGCGGCTCACGCCCGCGGGCGAGGCGCGGGCCCTCGCGCTGGTCGAGGCGCTGCGTGGAGCCAAGGTGGATGTGGTGCTGCACACGCCGCGCGTGCGGACGCGCGACACGGCGCTGCCTGTGGCGCGCCATTTCGGCATCACGCCGGAAGTGGTGCCGCTGACGCCGGGCGCATCGCACGTCGAGGCCATGGCGGCCGCCGTCCGCAAGCACCACGGCAAGACGGTCGTCGTAGTCGGGCACTCCAACACGATCATGCAGTACATCGCCGCGCTGGGGGGCCCCCGCCGCGGCGACCTCTGCGACCACCAGTACAACGGGTTGTACACGCTGGTGCTGATCCACGGCGAGGCGCACCTCGTGGAGGGCCAGTACGGCGGTCCGAATCCGCCTCCGGCGCCGGGCTGCAACACGATGACGGCCCCCTCGATGCGGCCGTGACCCGACTCGGCGGCGAATCGTCGGCGTTTTCCCTGTGAAAAACGCACATCAATAGCGTTGCGGAAGTGTCGGTGGGGGCGCAGATTACGCTCGTTCGCGCCCCTCTGGAGACCCTCCCTCGATGGTTCCGCCTTTGTCCCGTGTTCTGCTTTCCGCGGCCGCCCTCGCCCTATGGGCGATGCCGGCCGCGGCCCAGCGTCCCGCCCTGACGGGGGAGAAGGCCCAAGTCGCCGAGGCGGTCAAGGCCGATTTGACGCGGCTTTCCGAGCTCCAAACGGCGCATCACAACCGTACCCGCGTGTACGCCGCGGACGCCCGCGACCTCGGCTTCTCGCCGACCTCCGGCGCCACGATCAACATCGCCTACGCCTCGATGAACGCGTGGGCCGCGAATGCCAGCCACCCGGTGCTCTCGCCGGTGTCGTGCTTCATCATCATCTCGTCAGCGGAGCCGACGGGCCCGGCCGCGCAGCCTTTCTGCCAAGAAGGACGTCCCGGCAGCGGCACGGTTGCCGGCGCGCAGCCGCAGACCGGTGCACAGCAGCCCGCGCAACCGCAGACCCAGCCTCGCGCGGGTGCGCAGACCGGAGCACAGACCGGCGCGCAGCAGCAGCCGGCCCCGCAACAGCCGGCGCCGCAGCAAACGCAGCCGCGCCAGCAGGCGGGTGCCCAGCAGACGCCCACCACCCAGCAGCCGACCGTCACGCCGCCCACGGTGACGACCACTCCGAGCCAGCCGGCGCGCGAGGTCGAGCAGCCGCGGCAGCAGCAGGCGCCAAGCACGCCGGTGCAGCGCCCCGAAACGGGCATGACACCGTCGCGCCCTGCGCAGCCGCTGCCCGCCGCGACGCCGAGCACGCAGACGGCGCAGGGACAGGGTCGCGCCACGCCGCAGCAGCCGACGGGCCCGCTCAGCACAGTGCCGGCCTCGGCGCTCGCCGGCACGCGCGACATCGACGTGGCGGGCATGACGGTGCCGACGCAGACGGAGAACGTCTCGCCCCAGCAGTTCTCGCAGAAGCTCAACGACTTCGCGCAGGGCGCGACGACGATGTATGCCGAGCTGCAGGCGCGCAACGAGAGCATCGTGCGCGACCCCTACGAGAGCACGGCCGAGTTCGAGGCCCGGCGCGCCGCGGCCTTCGAGGCCACGCAGCGCCGCGAGCGCGAGTTCTTCCAGCAGAACAGCAAGACCTACAACGTCGCGATGCCGGTGCGCGAAGTCCGCTACGATCCGGACCGCGAGATCTTCGAGTTCACCGTCGACGGCCTCGGCCTGCCGATCACGCGCTCGAGCAGCAGCGAGCCCGGCACGCTGACCCTCACCTGCTTCTCGCGCCCGGTGTTCTGGTGCAGCACGGAAGCGGGCATGGTCTACGAGGCCGGCGACATGTGGCGCATCCCGCGCGGCACGGCGCGGCAGTACGACATCCTGCGCACGCCGCTGACGCTGGTCGCCCGCTTCGCCGTCGGCCGCCGCAACGACGCTCCGGTGCTGTCCATCTCGCTGCTCTCGATGGACCTGCAGGCGCGCGGGCAGTCGGTGTCGCGGTGGGACGGCGCGGGCCGCTGACGCCCTTCGTCAGTCTCGCGGACTTCCGCGCCGCCGCGGACCTGCTGCGGCCGGTTGCGGTCCGTACGCCGCTACTCCCCGATGATGCCCTGAGCGAAAAGCTCGGCACGCCCATCCTCGTGAAGCCCGAGGTGCTGCAGCGGGGCGGTGCCTTCAAGTTCCGCGGCGCGTACACGTACGTCGCGCGGCTGACGCCCGCACAGCGGGCCAAGGGCATCATCACCGGGAGCTCGGGCAACCACGGCCAGGGCGTCGCGCTGGCCGCGAAGCTCTTCGGCATCAAGGCGACGATTGTCATGCCGACGACGGTGCCGCGCGCCAAGCGCGACGGCGCCGAGCGCCTCGGGGCGCGCTGCATCTACCATGGCGTGACGACGGCCGAGCGCATCGCGCTGGCGAACGAGATCCAGCAGAAGGAAGATCTCGTGTTCATCCCGCCGTTCGACGACGACACGATCATCACCGGGCAGGGCACCTGCGGCCTCGAGATCGCCGAGGACCTGCCGGATGTGGGCACGGTGCTGGTGCCGATCGGCGGCGGTGGCCTGAGCGCCGGTGTGGCGCGGGCGGTGAAGCTCTTGGTGCCCACCGCGCGGGTGATCGGCGTGGAGCCCGAGGGCTCCCCGAAGTTCACCAAGGCGCGCGCCGCCGGCGAGCCAGTGACGATTCCGGCGAATCCCACGGGTCTCGCCGATGGCCTGCTCGCGGTGCGCATCGGTTCGCGTAACTTCGAGTATCTCGAGGCGCATCTCGACGAGGTGGTGACGGTGCCCGACGGCCGCCTGCCCTGTGCGATGCAGTACGCCTTGGAACGGCTGAAGCTGGTGTGCGAGCCGAGTGGTGCAATCACGCTCGCGGCGCTGCTCGACGGCACGCTGCGACCGCAGGGAAAGACCGTCGCCGTGCTCAGCGGCGGGAACATCGAATACGACGGCCTGCGTGCCCTGCTGGGTGACGCGATGCCGGGAGGAACGACCTGATGCCGATGCGGTGTCCGACCTGTGGCAGCCAGTATGGCGATGACGCGCGCTTCTGCACGAAGGACGGCACGAAGCTCGCGGCTGCCGGCGAGCCGTCGGCGCGCGCAACCGCCGTGCGTGGCGAGGAGGGTCCCTCGGCGTCGCCGAAGCCCGCCGCGACCAGCCACGCGAACATGGCCGGCCAGGTGCTCGACCGTCGCTACGCGATCGTGAAGAAGGTCGGCGAAGGCGGCATGAGCTACGTGTACATGGCGCGCGACGTGTCCACGAATGAGCGCTACGCGATCAAGATCCTCTCGCCGGCGCTGAGCAAGGACGAGAATGCGATGGCCCGCCTGCGCCGTGAAGCGGCGCTGGGCATCCGGCTCGCGCATCCCAATGTGTGCCATATCGTGCGCATGGGCGAGACCGAGGACGGGCTCTGCTACGTGGTGATGCCGTTCGTGGAAGGCGAGATCCTCAGCGACCGCAACTACCGCGTGGGCAAGACGACGCTGCAGGACACGGCGAAGTTCATCAGCGAGATCGCCGATGGCCTGCACGTCGCACATCAGTTGGGCATCGTGCACCGCGACCTGAAGCCCGAAAACATCATGATCTGCAAGCGCCAGGGGACCGGCGAGGAGTACGCGGTCGTGATGGACTTCGGTCTCGCGAAGGAGCGGAAGGCCAGCGGCGAGCTGCAGAAGCTCACGGCGACGGGCATCATCCTTGGCACGCCGGAGTTCATGAGCCCCGAGCAGTTGCGCGGCAAGCCGCTGGATCCGCGCACGGACATCTACTCGTTGTCGCTGATGACCTACGAGATGCTCACGAGCAAGCTGCCGTTCGAGGGCTCGAACCAGCAGGCGATGATGATCGCGCGGCTGCGTTCGGAGCCGATTCCGGCGCGCAACCGGCGGCCGGATATTCCGGAGGCGGTGGATCGCGTGCTGCTCAAGGGCATGGCACGCGAGGCGGCCGATCGCTATGCGTCGGCGCCGGAGTTCGCCGCGGCGCTGCGCGCGGCAATCGCCTGACGGTGCGGCTGGCGCTCGCCTGCCTCCTCTGGGCGGGCGGGCTCGGGGCGCAGTCGCCTCGCTTGGCGGGGCCCAGCCGAGCCGACTCGCTCATCGCGCAGGGCCGCCTCGCCGCCGCCGAAGCGGCGCTCTACGCCGCGTCGGATGCCAAGCCTCGCGACCCCGCGGCGCGAGGCGCGCTGGCCGCGTATCTCGCATCGCGCGGACGGTTTTCGATTGCGCTGGTGCTCTTCGATGAGGCGCAGCGCTTCGGCGCCGCGGCGAGCCGCGTGAACCTCGCGCGCGCGGCAATTCGGCCGTATACGCGCGCCGCGGCCGCGGGGCCCGAGGTCACGCTGCCGTGGCGCGGATCGCCTGCGCCCGGGTTGCTGGGCAGCATCACCGTTCGCGCGCGCGAGGACTCGGCGTCTTCGGTGCAGGTGCAGATCGACCCCAATGCCACAGGGCTGGTCGCGGGTGTCGGCGTCGCGGCGCGACTCGGCCTGCGGCGCGGTGATGCATTGCCGGCCCTCTGGTTGGGCACGCGGCGCCTGGGAGACGTACCGGTGCGCGTGGACTCCGCGCTTGGTGTTGACGATGCGCGGTTGGGCCTCGACCTGCTCTGGGCGCTGGAGCCGCTGGTCGACGAACGCGCGGGCACGCTGACGCTCGGTCGCCGTGCGCCGACCGCCAGCGCCGCCGGTGCGACGGAGATCCCGTGGCTGCTCACGTTCCCGGGCCTGCAGCTCGTGCCGCGTGCGGGCGCGCCGCCGCTGCGCATCGAGAGCGCGGCGGGGCGTGCGCTGCTGGAGGGACGGCGCTGGCAGATCGATACGCGCCGGGCGGTCGTCCGCGTGGAGCGCTGATGCCGTCGCTGCGCGCCCGCCTGGCGAACCTCGCCGCGCGCGTGTTGGTGAAGCGCGTGACGAATGCCCCGCGGTTCGATCTCGCGGCCGTACGTCGCGCGATGGCCTCGCGCCTGACCATGCCGGCGGCGTTGCCGTGGGGCCTCCGCGTCGTGCCCTCGCGGGAGCCGGGACTGCCCGGTGAATGGCTGCATCCGCGCGGGGCCAGGACGGGCGTGGCGCTGCTGTTCATTCACGGCGGGGGATTCATCGCCGGCTCGCCGCGCACGCATCGCTCGTTCGCCGCATGGCTCGCGCATCGCGCGGGGGTCGCGGTGTTCTCGCTCGACTATCGGCTGGCGCCCGAGCATCCGTATCCGGCGGCCCTCGATGACTGTGTCGCGGCGGTGCGCGCGCTGCGTGCCCGCGGATTGCAGGTCGCCGTCGGCGGCGACTCGGCCGGCGGTCAGCTCGCCATCGCGACGGCGCTGCGATTGCGCGCTGCCGGTGAGCCCATGCCAGCAGGGTTGCTGCTGGTGTGCCCGTTGACGGACTTCACCGACGCGTCGGCGTCACTGCGCACGAACGCTGATTCGGAACCGCTGCTGGGACTCCGGCACCGCACGTACACGCTGGCGCTATACGCCGGCGCGGCGTCGCTGACGGATCCGCTGATCTCACCGGTCTATGGCGATCTGCGCGGCCTGCCGCCGATGATCGTCGAGGCCAGCCGCATCGAGGTGCTGTGGGACGACGCGCGGCGCTTCGTCGAGGCAGCGCAGGCGGCCGGCGTCGCGGTGGAGTTCCATCCGCACGACGGACTCGCGCACGACTGGCAGCTGATGGTGCCGTTCACGCCAGAGGCGAACGCCTCGGTGCGGCGGCTGGGTGCATGGGTGGCTGCGACTGCGCGCGCCCTAGGCCGAATTGCGTAACGACGGCGAGCGGCCTATTGCGCGGATGGCAGGGACACCGTATCGATTGCGCCGCAGCGACGAGCCGCAACTCCATTGAGCCTAGCGCAACCGAGTTTTCGTCCGCGAACGGAGGAAGCATGCACATTGACATTGGTCGGCTCCCCCCCCCCCTGCTCCTCGACAGAGCAGCGCCCGCTCTGCCAGGAAAAGGCGTTCCATCAGTGCGGAACTGCTATTCGCTGCGGTAGTCGTGCTGGGCGGTTGCAGCGAGCTGCCGCAGGAAGCGAAGTTTGCTGATCGATTGGCGGACGCGCGCACGGCCTCGATACCCGAGAAGCCAGACTCCATCAATTGGACACGCTTCGAGGTTGATGTTTCCGTCGAGATTGCGGGTGATGTTGCCCCGACCACTGCTCGACCCGTCTCGCGCGGATTCTCCTATCGGCTCATCAAGTACTTGGACGCCGACAACCGCTGGGTGGCGGACATACAAGTAGGACGCCTTCGGGCGGTGAATGCTGGCGAGCGTTTTGAGCTCGCTCCAGGGTCCTTCCGAGAGGTCGTGGGAGTCGCGCGCGATACTCGGCCTCAGTTCTCGGACGGCCGGGGACAAACCATTGCCCCACCACGGCCTCGAATGGTGTCTCACGGGATTGTTGGGGCTGGAACTCCGCGATCGGCCGGGCAGATCGAGCTGCCAGCGGTTCCGACGCTTCCTGCACCCGGTTCGCGTGGAACATCGGTGCCCGGTGACACCAGCCGCGCTTGGCTGGATCAGTACCTCGCTACGGCGCAGTCTGGCGTACGCGTCTCAGCGGCGCTGGCTCGTGCCGGAGGGCAGGGGCAGCGGAGCGGGGCACGGCTTCGATTCTCGCGTCAGTCGGCAGGCGACCGAACTGAAATCGTGTTTGATGAGTCGGTCGGAGCGATCGTGGAGACTCGAGCGATGCGCGACGGCCGCTTGCATACCCTCATCGAGCGCAGGTTCAGCGAGTACCATCCGGGGGTTCGGGTCCTGAGCTCCGAGCGCGTGACGCGGTATCCCGAACGGGCTAGCGACGCCCCGAGAGTCATGACATTCGTGTACCGGAATCCGCGTCTCCTTGGAGGGCAATGACAATGCGCCGCTTCGGATTGAGCGCATTCGCCGCTCTCGCAATCCGCTCCCTCTGCTTGCTCGCGCTCTCCGGAGCGGCCCTGCAGGCGCAGGACACGGCCGTCGTGTTTGTGCACGGCATCAACTCTAGTGCCGAGGTGTGGACGGGAATCGCGAGCAACCTGCAGCAGCGGCTCCGCGTTGCGCCCGTGATTCCGAGTCTCAACTGGGCGCGAACGGAGGGAGAGCAGGCTACGCAGTTGTCGGGCATCTTGAACGCAAATCCTCTGACGGCGAGCTTCGCACGTCGGATGCCATTCGTGGCGCACAGCAACGGCGGGTTGGTGACCCGGGAGTACCGCAGGGGCGACGGCCGCGTGCGCCATGCGGTGACGGTCGGAACGCCTCATTTTGGAGCTCCGCTTGCCAATAACTGGCTCAGCGGGACCACGATTTCGATATCCCAGTTCATCCTGGACCGGCTGCTAGACCCGGTCCGCTACTACTCGCTCAATGACATCGAGGCGCCCTCCGTCATTGACTGGGCGTACTGGGTGTCTTACCCGCTGATTTGGTTGGTCAACGTGATCGACGCGTTGCTCTGCCCTGTTGCCGGCTTCTGCTTAGTGCTTGAGGCCGGAACATACGTCGCGGCGCCAGTAGTGTACGATCTCGCGGTCGGATCCACTGCTACTCAGATGTTGAACTCGTCTTCGAACCTCACACAAGAGGAGGCGACCGTCGCGCAGCGCGTCGGGATCCGCACGTTCACTCCGCCTAGCGGGGCGATGTTCGACCTATTCACCGAGGAGCCCGAGGCGTGGGAGATCGCGCAGGAACTTGCTATTGCGTCCTACATCTCGGGATATCAGTACTACCGTGACCACTGGGACTACTTTCTCCAGGCAAATGCATGGCTCTGGGTTGATGGCGCCGCTGCACTCATAGATCTCGATTATTGGTGGCAGACCCTAACCGGTACGCTTGTTAGCTACAGTAGGGTCCTTGACCAGAACACCGGTTTCTACGGCACGTATCTTGAGGCGTTTCCAAGCGATGGGCTGGTACCTCACCTCTCGGCGGCCTATCCTAGCGGGACTCTTCAGATTGAGCTGCCTGGGAGAATTTCGCACTCGAAGCAGCTCAGGTCAGCAGCTGTGTCGGACGCGCTCTTCGCAGTACTGAACGAGCGATTCGAGATTCCGATTCGCGATGGACCGCCCCCGCCAACGTACGTCGCGAGCATAAACGGGCCTACCCTCGCGCGTAGCGGCAACATCTGTAGCTGGTCAGCGGCCACGAACATCCCGGATGCCGCGTTCCAGTGGAGCGTCGACGGCGCAGTCGTAAGCGCATCGCCGGAGATTCTCCTAAGCGTCCAATCCAGCTTTACTCTCTCGCTGCTCGTCAGCAACGGACAGGGCGCCAGCGCCTCGACTTCCATCTTCGTGAGTGTGGGTACCGAGAACGCAAACTGTGAGAGTCAGTAGCCGGATTCTCTTGCTCACGACGGGGGCAGCGCTCGGCTTTTCGTGCCGGGATCCAATGCCACCCGTTGGCACGGACGGCGACCCGCGCGTGTTATGGCGGGTACCGTCCGGCGCGGATGCAAGACCACACGAGCCTGTCGCGAATGCAGATGGCTCGATGGTCTACTTCCTGAACTCGGCGTATCGTTTGCAGAAGATTCGTGCGACGGACGGCCACGTCGTCTGGGATCGGTCAGGCGGGGTTCCACGACAGAACGGCGCGAGTTGGAATCTCGTGCGCAGCGCCCACGTGGTCGTGGCGCCCCGTGTGGACCTCTATGCGTTCGACACCACGTCCGGTCAACCGGCATGGACATACGTCGACCCAGAATTGGACGAGACCGGCTACAGCACAATTGCCGCCGATAGCCAAACCGTCTACGCTGCCTCCCGGCTCGGAAAAATCCACGCCGTTGCAGCGGGGTCTGGCACGGCGCGTTGGATTGTCGATTTGAAGACGGGGGAGGTCTCAGTCGGCGCACTGCGCCCGACGCTCCACCATAGCCTGCTGCTCGTCTGTTCGCGAACCCTCGACGGTCCGTCACGTGGGACTCTGTGGGCACTCAACACCGCCGATGGAAGCGTGAGGTGGCGTTACGACTTTCAGCCAGAGCTTCCCGGACAGGGCTCTGCATGTTTCGGACACGCGGCGTCGATGGGTGACGTCGCCATCCAGGCCCAGGAGGACGGCCGGGTCTTCGCCTTCGAGCTGTCCACTGGTGTAGTTCGATGGGTCGCACCGCGCGTGCATGACGTGACATCCGGCTTGGGCGACAGCCGGTACGCGGCGGCCGGCAGTGGTGTGTTCGTCGTGACGAGTATCGCTGACCGCGGCCTCGTCGTTGCCTACGATCCCGTGGATGGTCGAGAGATCTGGCGCTACACCGAGAACGGAGGGTCACCATCTCCGGCACTCATCGCCGACGGCAGCGTATGGGTGGACCACGGCTATCGCTACGCATCCTACGACGCGGCAACCGGTCGACTGCTGTGGCAGACGCCGGCGGTGTTCGGCGCCCCACCCACTGTCTATTCGGGTCGTCCGGTCGTTGGCGCGGACCGCATCTTCGTGGCCGGACGCGACGGCTCCTACGCGCTCGTCAAATAGGGGCAGGGTTGCATGAGGCCTCAGCGGCCGCGGTTACTCAGCTCCACCATGAGGCACTTGTCCTGCACCACGTCGATACCATTGCGCGCGAGTTCCTCCGCGACGCCGTCGTGACGAATGCCGAGCTGGAACCACACCGCACGCGGCCGCGCGGCGAGGAGGTCATCGAGGTGCTGCGGGATGTCCTGCGGCCGGCGAAACACGTTCACGAGGTCCACGCGGTCGTCGATGGCCCGCACGCTGCGCACGACGGGCTCGCCGAGGATCTCGGTAACCTCGGGGTAGTAGACGGGCACCGGGTGGATCTTGTAGCCGGCGCGCTGCGCGTACTCCGGCACGTAGAAGGCCGGTGCGCCGGAATCGGCGGTCTTGATGCCGAGCACGGCGATGCTGCGCACGCGGCCGAGGAGGTCGCCGATGGCGGCGTCGGAGGTCAGGAGGTGCTGCTGCCAGTCGGCCATGGTGGGGTGAAAATCAGAGGGGAAATCCGGTAGATTTGGAGGCTGTCCAGAAAGTACCTCCATCCGGGACCCCCACGATGCGGATGCTAGTTCTCGGCGCGGGCCTTCAGGGCTCCGCCTGTGCATACGACCTGCTGCAGAACGACGCGATCACCGAAGTGCGCCTGGCGGACAAATCCGTCGACCACCTGCCGAAGTTCCTCCAGCCCTACGTGGGCGGTGAGCGCCTGAAGCTCATCACGCTGGACGTGAAGGACGCCGCGGCCGTCGCCCAGGCGATGGCCGGCGTGAAGGCGGTGATGTGCGCGCTGCCGTACTACTTCAACAAGCCGATGACGGAGGCCGCGATCGCGGCCGGCGCGCACTTCTGCGACCTCGGCGGCAACACCGAGATCGTGCAGGACCAGAAGACGCTTGACGCGGCGGCGAAGGCGAAGGGCGTGACCGTCGTGCCCGATTGCGGGCTCGCGCCCGGCATGGTCAACATCCTCGCGCAGCTGGGCATCGACCGGCTCGACGAGACGCAGTCGGTGCGCATCTACGTGGGTGGCTTGCCGCAGGATCCCCAGGGTCCGCTCAAGTACCAGATCGTGTATTCCATCGAAGGCGTGCTGGACTACTACACGACGCTCAGCTGGATCGTGCGCGACAAGAAGCGCGTGCAGGTCACGGCGCTGAGCGAGATCGAGCCGGTGCATTTCGAGTCGCCGGTGGGTGAGCTGGAAGCCTTCCACACGGCGGGCGGCCTCTCGACGATGGCCCATCGATACGAAGGCAAGATTCCCGAGATGGAGTACAAGACGCTGCGCTATCCCGGACACGCGAAGATCATGGAAGCGATCCGCGAGCTCGGGCTGATCGACCTGGCGCCGGTGGACGTGAAGGGCCAGCAGGTCTCGCCCCGCGACGTGGCGATCGCGCAGATGCATCCGCGGCTGTTCAAGAAGGACTCGCCGGATCTCGTCGCGCTGCGCGTGGTGGTGAAGGGCACGACGGGCGGCAGGCCGCAGACGCATACGTTCGAGCTCGTGGATCGCTACGACGCCAAGCACGGCATCTCGGCGATGATGCGCACGACGGGCTACTCGCTGTCGA is a window from the Pseudogemmatithrix spongiicola genome containing:
- a CDS encoding SixA phosphatase family protein, with protein sequence MRLILRSLLALAFPAALVAQQHDSTHHRPGEAHEEPTIVIVVRHAERGTEPADDPRLTPAGEARALALVEALRGAKVDVVLHTPRVRTRDTALPVARHFGITPEVVPLTPGASHVEAMAAAVRKHHGKTVVVVGHSNTIMQYIAALGGPRRGDLCDHQYNGLYTLVLIHGEAHLVEGQYGGPNPPPAPGCNTMTAPSMRP
- a CDS encoding threonine ammonia-lyase, with the translated sequence MGRRGPLTPFVSLADFRAAADLLRPVAVRTPLLPDDALSEKLGTPILVKPEVLQRGGAFKFRGAYTYVARLTPAQRAKGIITGSSGNHGQGVALAAKLFGIKATIVMPTTVPRAKRDGAERLGARCIYHGVTTAERIALANEIQQKEDLVFIPPFDDDTIITGQGTCGLEIAEDLPDVGTVLVPIGGGGLSAGVARAVKLLVPTARVIGVEPEGSPKFTKARAAGEPVTIPANPTGLADGLLAVRIGSRNFEYLEAHLDEVVTVPDGRLPCAMQYALERLKLVCEPSGAITLAALLDGTLRPQGKTVAVLSGGNIEYDGLRALLGDAMPGGTT
- a CDS encoding serine/threonine-protein kinase gives rise to the protein MPMRCPTCGSQYGDDARFCTKDGTKLAAAGEPSARATAVRGEEGPSASPKPAATSHANMAGQVLDRRYAIVKKVGEGGMSYVYMARDVSTNERYAIKILSPALSKDENAMARLRREAALGIRLAHPNVCHIVRMGETEDGLCYVVMPFVEGEILSDRNYRVGKTTLQDTAKFISEIADGLHVAHQLGIVHRDLKPENIMICKRQGTGEEYAVVMDFGLAKERKASGELQKLTATGIILGTPEFMSPEQLRGKPLDPRTDIYSLSLMTYEMLTSKLPFEGSNQQAMMIARLRSEPIPARNRRPDIPEAVDRVLLKGMAREAADRYASAPEFAAALRAAIA
- a CDS encoding alpha/beta hydrolase; this translates as MPSLRARLANLAARVLVKRVTNAPRFDLAAVRRAMASRLTMPAALPWGLRVVPSREPGLPGEWLHPRGARTGVALLFIHGGGFIAGSPRTHRSFAAWLAHRAGVAVFSLDYRLAPEHPYPAALDDCVAAVRALRARGLQVAVGGDSAGGQLAIATALRLRAAGEPMPAGLLLVCPLTDFTDASASLRTNADSEPLLGLRHRTYTLALYAGAASLTDPLISPVYGDLRGLPPMIVEASRIEVLWDDARRFVEAAQAAGVAVEFHPHDGLAHDWQLMVPFTPEANASVRRLGAWVAATARALGRIA
- a CDS encoding esterase/lipase family protein; amino-acid sequence: MRRFGLSAFAALAIRSLCLLALSGAALQAQDTAVVFVHGINSSAEVWTGIASNLQQRLRVAPVIPSLNWARTEGEQATQLSGILNANPLTASFARRMPFVAHSNGGLVTREYRRGDGRVRHAVTVGTPHFGAPLANNWLSGTTISISQFILDRLLDPVRYYSLNDIEAPSVIDWAYWVSYPLIWLVNVIDALLCPVAGFCLVLEAGTYVAAPVVYDLAVGSTATQMLNSSSNLTQEEATVAQRVGIRTFTPPSGAMFDLFTEEPEAWEIAQELAIASYISGYQYYRDHWDYFLQANAWLWVDGAAALIDLDYWWQTLTGTLVSYSRVLDQNTGFYGTYLEAFPSDGLVPHLSAAYPSGTLQIELPGRISHSKQLRSAAVSDALFAVLNERFEIPIRDGPPPPTYVASINGPTLARSGNICSWSAATNIPDAAFQWSVDGAVVSASPEILLSVQSSFTLSLLVSNGQGASASTSIFVSVGTENANCESQ
- a CDS encoding outer membrane protein assembly factor BamB family protein, whose amino-acid sequence is MPPVGTDGDPRVLWRVPSGADARPHEPVANADGSMVYFLNSAYRLQKIRATDGHVVWDRSGGVPRQNGASWNLVRSAHVVVAPRVDLYAFDTTSGQPAWTYVDPELDETGYSTIAADSQTVYAASRLGKIHAVAAGSGTARWIVDLKTGEVSVGALRPTLHHSLLLVCSRTLDGPSRGTLWALNTADGSVRWRYDFQPELPGQGSACFGHAASMGDVAIQAQEDGRVFAFELSTGVVRWVAPRVHDVTSGLGDSRYAAAGSGVFVVTSIADRGLVVAYDPVDGREIWRYTENGGSPSPALIADGSVWVDHGYRYASYDAATGRLLWQTPAVFGAPPTVYSGRPVVGADRIFVAGRDGSYALVK
- a CDS encoding CoA-binding protein, which translates into the protein MADWQQHLLTSDAAIGDLLGRVRSIAVLGIKTADSGAPAFYVPEYAQRAGYKIHPVPVYYPEVTEILGEPVVRSVRAIDDRVDLVNVFRRPQDIPQHLDDLLAARPRAVWFQLGIRHDGVAEELARNGIDVVQDKCLMVELSNRGR
- a CDS encoding saccharopine dehydrogenase family protein, giving the protein MLVLGAGLQGSACAYDLLQNDAITEVRLADKSVDHLPKFLQPYVGGERLKLITLDVKDAAAVAQAMAGVKAVMCALPYYFNKPMTEAAIAAGAHFCDLGGNTEIVQDQKTLDAAAKAKGVTVVPDCGLAPGMVNILAQLGIDRLDETQSVRIYVGGLPQDPQGPLKYQIVYSIEGVLDYYTTLSWIVRDKKRVQVTALSEIEPVHFESPVGELEAFHTAGGLSTMAHRYEGKIPEMEYKTLRYPGHAKIMEAIRELGLIDLAPVDVKGQQVSPRDVAIAQMHPRLFKKDSPDLVALRVVVKGTTGGRPQTHTFELVDRYDAKHGISAMMRTTGYSLSITGQLQAMGKVQPNGVHTPDECMPGDAYVTELGKRGILIRQTVS